The proteins below are encoded in one region of Mangifera indica cultivar Alphonso chromosome 7, CATAS_Mindica_2.1, whole genome shotgun sequence:
- the LOC123221289 gene encoding LOW QUALITY PROTEIN: chloride channel protein CLC-d (The sequence of the model RefSeq protein was modified relative to this genomic sequence to represent the inferred CDS: inserted 1 base in 1 codon; deleted 1 base in 1 codon) — translation MLSNHLQNGLETAKLVWSRIPNAEDGEFEGVGLLSSSDRGSGVDSLDYEVIENYAYREEQAQRGKLYLGYYVVVKWFFALLIGIGTAFAAVFINISVENFAGWKFALTFNIIQKSYFAGFLVYILINLVLVFSSVYIITHFSPAAAGXGIPEIKGYLNGVDIPGILLFRTLIGKIFGSIGSVGGGLALGKEGPLVHTGACIASLLGQGGSTKYHLSSRWLQVFKSDRDRRDLVTCGCAAGVAAAFRAPVGGVLFALEEVTSWWRSQLMWRVFFTSAIVAVVVRTAMGWCKSGKCGHFGSGGFIIWDISDGQEDYSFEELLPMAVIGVIGGLLGALFNQLTLYMTSWRRNYLHKKGNRVKIIEACLISLITSVVSFGLPLLRKCSPCPEADPDSGIECPRPPGMYGNYVNFYCSKDNEYNDLATIFFNTQDDAIRNLFSAKTIHEYSAQSLLTFLVMFYTLAVVTYGTAVPAGQFIPGIMIGSTYGRLVGMSVVKFYKKLNIEEGTYALLGAASFLGGSMRMTVSLCVIMVEITNNLKFLPLIMLVLLISKAVGDAFNEGIYEEQARLRGIPLLESRPKYQMRTMTAKEACGTQKVVSFPRVVKVADVVSILQSNNHNGFPVIDHTRSGETLVIGLVLRSHLLVVLQTKVDFQHSPLPCDPMVGPKHWHNFSEFAKPVSSKGISINDIQLSSDDMEMYIDLAPFLNPSPYVVPEDMSLTKVYNLFRQLGLRHIFVVPRASHVIGLITRKDLLIEDGENSSTVELQSTSVIVRLGEEKLLTRNKDSERMLGNGLLAQDHTLS, via the exons ATGTTATCGAATCACTTGCAGAATGGACTTGAAACAGCAAAGCTGGTTTGGTCTCGTATTCCGAACGCAGAGGACGGCGAGTTTGAAGGTGTTGGGCTCTTGAGTTCAAGCGATAGGGGCAGCGGTGTTGATAGTCTTGACTATGAAGTTATTGAGAATTACGCCTATCGAGAAGAGCAg GCGCAAAGAGGAAAGCTTTATCTGGGATATTATGTGGTGGTGAAATGGTTCTTTGCTTTGCTCATTGGCATTG GTACTGCATTTGCTGCTGTTTTCATCAATATATCTGTAGAGAACTTTGCTGGCTGGAAGTTTGcattaacttttaatataatacaGAAATCATACTTTGCTGGTTTTCTGGTGTACATATTAATAAACTTGGTTTTAGTCTTTTCTTCTGTATACATCATCACCCATTTTTCCCCAGCAGCAGCAG CTGGTATTCCTGAAATTAAGGGTTATTTAAATG GAGTGGATATTCCTGGTATTCTTCTTTTCAGAACCTTGATTGGAAAG ATATTTGGAAGCATTGGTTCAGTGGGTGGTGGTCTAGCTCTAGGCAAAGAAGGCCCCCTCGTTCACACTGGTGCTTGTATTGCTTCTTTGCTTGGACAA GGTGGATCCACTAAATACCATCTAAGTTCAAGGTGGCTACAGGTTTTCAAGAGTGACAGGGACCGCCGTGATCTT GTAACCTGTGGGTGTGCAGCAGGAGTTGCTGCTGCGTTTAGAGCTCCAGTTGGAGGTGTATTATTTGCATTAGAAGAGGTTACATCTTG GTGGAGGAGTCAACTTATGTGGCGGGTCTTTTTCACTTCTGCTATTGTGGCTGTTGTGGTCCGTACCGCAATGGGATGGTGTAAAAGTGGAAAGTGTGGACATTTTGGCTCAGGTGGCTTTATAATATGGGACATATCAGA TGGTCAAGAGGACTATTCTTTTGAAGAGTTATTACCAATGGCAGTTATTGGGGTTATTGGAGGTCTACTTG gAGCATTATTTAACCAACTTACCCTATATATGACTTCCTGGCGTAGAAATTATTTGCACAAGAAAGGGAACCGAGTCAAG ATTATTGAAGCATGTCTCATCTCCCTGATAACCTCAGTGGTCTCCTTTGGGCTACCACTTTTAAGAAAATGTAGTCCTTGCCCTGAAGCAGATCCTGATTCTGGTATTGAATGCCCAAGGCCTCCGGGAATGTACGGCAATTATGTAAAT TTCTATTGTAGCAAGGACAATGAATACAATGATCTTGCAACCATTTTCTTCAATACTCAG GATGATGCCATAAGGAATTTGTTTAGTGCAAAAACGATTCATGAGTACAGCGCTCAAAGTTTGCTGACATTTTTG GTTATGTTTTACACCTTAGCGGTGGTGACATATGGTACTGCAGTTCCTGCTGGTCAGTTCATTCCTGGAATAATGATAGGATCAACATATGGACGTCTTGTTGGCATGTCC GTTGTTAAATTTTACAAGAAACTCAACATTGAAGAGGGAAC GTATGCTTTGCTGGGAGCTGCTTCTTTTCTTGGAGGTTCCATGCGAATGACAGTGTCACTTTGTGTCATTATGGTTGAAATcacaaataatttgaaatttcttcCCCTTATCATGCTTGTTCTTCTAATATCAAAG GCTGTTGGAGATGCCTTTAATGAAGGTATATATGAAGAACAAGCACGGTTGAGGGGCATTCCATTATTGGAATCCAGGCCCAAGTATCAAATGCGGACTATGACGGCAAAGGAAGCCTGTGGAACTCAAAAG GTTGTGTCCTTTCCTCGTGTTGTAAAGGTTGCTGATGTAGTTTCTATACTGCAGAGCAATAATCATAATGGCTTCCCG GTGATTGATCACACAAGAAGTGGAGAAACACTAGTCATTGGACTTGTGCTTAGAAG CCACTTGCTGGTTGTTCTTCAGACTAAAGTGGATTTCCAACATAGTCCTTTGCCTTGTGATCCCATGGTTGGACCCAAGCATTG GCACAATTTCAGCGAATTTGCTAAACCTGTATCCAGTAAAGGAATATCTATAAACGATATACAACTTAGTTCAGATGACATGGAAATGTACATAGATCTTGCCCCATTTTTGAATCCATCACCATATGTTGTCCCTGAAGACATGTCTTTGACAAAG GTATATAATCTTTTTCGTCAACTAGGGCTAAGGCATATATTTGTTGTCCCACGTGCATCTCATGTAATTGGTTTGATTACCAGAAAGGATTTACTGATTGAG GATGGAGAAAATTCTAGTACAGTGGAGCTCCAATCAACTAGTGTAAT AGTTCGGCTAGGTGAGGAAAAGCTGCTTACAAGGAACAAGGACTCAGAGCGCATGCTTGGCAACGGTCTTCTGGCTCAAGATCATACCCTGAGTTGA
- the LOC123221291 gene encoding sugar transport protein 8: MTDSENFKSKITIYVIVCWLLAASGGLMFGYDIGISGGVTAMDDFLIEFFPAIYERKLHAKENNYCKYDNQILQLFTSSLYLAALFASFLASKVCNKFGRKPTILVASFFFLAGAAISAAAQRLWMLIVGRILLGMGVGFGNEAVPLFLSEIAPVKYRGAVNILFQLLVTVGILIANIVNYLTSKVHPFGWRISLGLAGVPACILFLGSIVITETPTSLIERGKDVAGKNILKKIRGVEDVEAEYEQIKMASDLASQVKHPFKELMKLHSMPQLIIAIMLQVFQQFTGINAIMFYAPVLFQTVGFKNDASLLSAVITGIVNVLSTLVSIVLVDKAGRRKLLLQACVQMFISQVVIGAILQSQLQTTGSLSKGSAIVVVLFVCLFVMAFAWSWGPLGWLIPSEIFPLQTRTAGFAFAVSSNMLFTFLIAQAFLSMLCHMRAGIFFFFAAWILIMGLFALFLLPETKNVPIDVMVERVWKQHGIWKRFMVDANEGSRYSEHNIA; this comes from the exons ATGACTGACAGCGAGAACTTCAaatcaaaaataacaatttatgtCATTGTGTGTTGGCTTCTTGCAGCCTCTGGCGGCCTCATGTTCGGCTACGACATTGGAATTTCAG GTGGAGTGACGGCCATGGATGACTTCTTGATTGAGTTTTTTCCAGCAATCTATGAAAGAAAGCTGCATGCAAAGGAAAACAATTACTGCAAATATGACAATCAAATTCTCCAGCTTTTTACTTCTTCATTATACCTTGCTGCTTTATTTGCAAGCTTTCTCGCATCAAAAGTGTGCAACAAATTCGGCCGGAAACCCACCATTCTAGTTgcctctttcttctttctcgCCGGAGCTGCTATAAGTGCCGCCGCTCAACGCCTCTGGATGCTCATTGTTGGCCGGATTCTTCTTGGCATGGGCGTCGGTTTTGGCAATGAG GCCGTTCCTCTATTTTTGTCAGAGATAGCCCCTGTAAAGTACCGTGGAGCTGTGAATATTCTCTTCCAGCTTCTTGTAACTGTAGGGATATTAATTGCAAACATTGTAAATTATTTAACCTCAAAGGTGCATCCATTCGGGTGGAGAATATCTCTGGGGCTCGCCGGTGTACCCGCCTGTATTCTGTTTTTGGGCTCCATTGTTATCACTGAGACACCAACTAGCCTAATCGAGCGAGGAAAAGATGTAGCAGGCAAAAATATACTCAAAAAGATACGAGGTGTTGAAGATGTTGAAGCTGAATATGAGCAAATTAAAATGGCCAGTGATCTAGCTAGTCAAGTGAAGCATCCTTTTAAAGAACTCATGAAGCTGCATAGCATGCCGCAGCTAATTATTGCTATAATGCTGCAAGTTTTCCAGCAATTTACAGGAATTAATGCTATTATGTTTTATGCGCCTGTTTTGTTTCAAACTGTGGGATTCAAGAACGATGCTTCCTTGTTGTCTGCTGTTATCACTGGAATTGTAAATGTGCTTAGCACCCTCGTTTCGATCGTCCTTGTTGATAAAGCCGGCAGGAGAAAATTGCTTCTCCAAGCCTGTGTACAGATGTTCATCAGCCAA GTTGTAATTGGGGCGATTCTGCAGTCTCAGTTGCAAACTACAGGTTCACTTTCAAAAGGGTCTGCGATTGTGGTGGTGCTATTTGTGTGTCTGTTTGTGATGGCTTTTGCTTGGTCATGGGGTCCCCTTGGTTGGCTGATACCCAGTGAAATTTTCCCTCTGCAAACCAGAACTGCAGGGTTCGCATTTGCCGTCAGCTCAAACATGCTCTTCACTTTCCTTATCGCTCAAGCATTCTTATCAATGTTGTGTCATATGCGTGCTggcattttcttcttcttcgccGCTTGGATTTTAATCATGGGGCTTTTCGCACTCTTTCTGTTGCCAGAGACTAAAAATGTTCCAATCGATGTCATGGTTGAGAGGGTCTGGAAACAGCACGGAATCTGGAAAAGGTTCATGGTTGATGCTAATGAAGGAAGCAGATATTCTGAGCATAACATTGCTTGA
- the LOC123221324 gene encoding long chain acyl-CoA synthetase 6, peroxisomal-like isoform X2: MDHSAAAQRRIKAIQAHLISSVDSASQLCHNLTAGEFVYEQGYSVVLPERLHTGKWNVYRSAHSPLKLVSRFTEHPKIATLHDNFVHAVNTFRDNRYLGTRVRGDGTVGEYKWMTYGEAGNARTALGSGLIYHGIPKLLSYLAEIPTVHLVVVVGGMDDQIPSLPSSTGVQVVTHTKLLSQGCSNLQPFSPPNPDDVATICYTSGTTGTPKGAVLTHANLIANVAGGTVATKCSPSDVYISYLPLAHIYERANQVMVVYFGASVGFYQGDSMKLMDDLAALRPTVFCSVPRLYNRIYASITNAVKTSGVLKERLFNAAYNSKKQALLSGKNPSPIWDKLVFNKIRDKLGGRVRLMVSGASPLSPDVMDFLKICFGGRVSEGYGMTETSCLISAVDEGDNLSGHVGSPSPACEIKLVDVPEMNYTSDDQPYPRGEICVRGPIVFKGYYKDEAQTKEVIDEGGWLHTGDIGLWLPGGRLKIIDRKKNIFKLAQGEYIAPEKIENVYAKCKFVAQCFVYGDSLNSSLVAIVSVDQDVLKAWAASEGIKYKDLGQLCNDPRTKAAVLADMDAIGREAQLRGFEFVKAVTLVHEPFTLENGLVTPTFKIKRPQAKQYFAKAISDMYAQLVIADDSSPRTKL; encoded by the exons ATGGATCATTCAGCTGCTGCTCAACGTCGCATAAAGGCCATTCAAGCTCACCTCATCTCCTCTGTTGATTCTGCTTCTCAACTCTGTCATAATCTTACAGCCGGCGAATTCGTCTACG AGCAGGGGTATAGTGTTGTGCTTCCAGAGAGACTGCACACAGGAAAGTGGAATGTATATAG ATCAGCTCACTCTCCATTAAAGCTTGTGAGTAGATTCACTGAGCATCCCAAAATTGCTACTTTGCATGACAATTTTGT GCATGCGGTTAATACTTTCCGAGACAACAGATATTTGGGAACCCGTGTCCGGGGTGATGGGACAGTTGGAGA GTACAAATGGATGACATATGGAGAGGCTGGTAATGCCCGGACAGCTCTAGGTTCTGGCCTAATTTATCATGGAATACCAAAG TTGCTGAGCTACTTGGCTGAGATCCCAACCGTTCATCTAGTTGTG GTTGTTGGTGGGATGGATGATCAAATTCCATCTCTTCCATCTTCAACTGGAGTTCAGGTTGTAACACACACCAAATTACTTAGTCAG GGCTGCAGTAACCTTCAGCCTTTTTCTCCTCCAAATCCTGATGATGTGGCAACAATTTGCTACACAAGTGGTACAACAGGGACACCTAAG GGGGCTGTATTGACACATGCAAACTTGATTGCGAATGTTGCTGGGGGTACTGTTGCTACTAAATGCTCACCCTCTGATGT TTATATATCCTATCTTCCTCTGGCACATATTTATGAACGCGCAAACCAAGTCATGGTAGTTTATTTTGGAGCTTCTGTTGGATTTTACCAGGGG GACAGCATGAAGTTGATGGATGATTTGGCAGCTCTAAGACCCACTGTATTCTGCAGTGTTCCTCGCCTGTATAATAGAATATATGCTAG CATCACAAATGCTGTAAAGACATCTGGTGTGCTAAAGGAGAGGCTGTTTAATGCAGCATACAACTCTAAGAAGCAAGCTTTATTGAGTG GTAAGAATCCATCTCCCATCTGGGACAAATTGGTATTCAACAAGATAAGAGATAAACTTGGAGGACGAGTTCGCCTTATGGTTTCAGGTGCTTCACCATTATCTCCTGATGTCATGGACTTTTTGAAAAT CTGCTTTGGTGGGCGAGTATCTGAAGGATATGGAATGACTGAGACTTCATGTTTAATAAGTGCTGTAGACGAGGGTGACAACCTCTCTGGTCATGTTGGCTCTCCAAGTCCAGCATGTG AGATCAAGCTTGTGGATGTCCCAGAGATGAACTATACATCTGATGATCAGCCTTATCCTCGAGGTGAAATCTGTGTCAGGGGTCCCATTGTTTTCAAAGGCTATTATAAAGATGAAGCGCAGAC GAAAGAAGTTATCGATGAAGGTGGATGGCTTCACACGGGAGATATAGGGTTGTGGTTACCTGGAGGTCGTCTAAAGATTATTGATAG GAAGAAGAACATCTTTAAGTTAGCTCAGGGAGAGTACATAGCTCCAGAGAAAATTGAGAATGTGTATGCCAAGTGCAAGTTTGTTGCACAATGCTTTGTCTATG GTGACAGCCTAAATTCTTCTTTGGTAGCCATTGTCTCAGTGGATCAAGATGTTCTAAAAGCATGGGCGGCATCTGAAGGCATTAAG TATAAAGATCTAGGGCAACTGTGCAATGACCCAAGAACAAAAGCAGCTGTCCTGGCTGACATGGATGCGATTGGAAGAGAAGCGCAG CTAAGAGGCTTTGAATTTGTTAAAGCTGTGACATTAGTACATGAACCGTTCACATTGGAAAATGGTCTGGTCACTCCGACATTTAAG ATAAAGAGACCTCAAGCAAAGCAATACTTTGCAAAAGCTATATCAGATATGTATGCACAACTGGTCATAGCTGATGATTCCTCTCCGCGGACAAAATTGTGA
- the LOC123221292 gene encoding mavicyanin-like: MALKKIALLLFVMFTLFLLKVSNAAVYKVGDSGGWTTLGNIDYNKWASSKTFQIGDTILFQYHVQIHNVMNVTHAMYTACNASAPLATYTTGNDSITIKTEGHHYFLCGIPGHCQAGQKVDINVLATSGQPAAAPSVPPPSVPAAKAPGPSSSNAVSLKPLKSLLGKFALTMVAVLLCLSSGLN, from the exons ATGGCCTTGAAGAAGATAGCTCTGCTTCTGTTTGTTATGTTTACCTTGTTTTTGTTGAAGGTTTCTAATGCAGCTGTGTACAAAGTTGGAGACTCTGGTGGCTGGACGACCCTTGGCAATATTGATTACAACAAATGGGCTTCTTCCAAAACCTTTCAGATTGGTGACACCATCC TTTTCCAGTACCATGTTCAGATTCACAATGTGATGAATGTGACACATGCTATGTACACAGCATGCAATGCTTCAGCCCCTTTAGCCACTTACACCACCGGCAATGACTCCATCACGATTAAAACCGAAGGGCACCATTACTTCCTCTGTGGCATCCCGGGACACTGCCAAGCCGGACAAAAGGTTGACATCAACGTGCTCGCTACAAGCGGTCAACCTGCTGCAGCTCCTTCGGTGCCCCCTCCTTCTGTCCCTGCAGCAAAAGCTCCTGGGCCTTCTTCTAGTAATGCTGTGTCATTGAAACCTTTGAAATCTCTTCTGGGTAAGTTTGCCTTGACAATGGTAGCAGTTCTGCTATGTTTGTCTTCAGGCCTTAATTAG
- the LOC123221324 gene encoding long chain acyl-CoA synthetase 6, peroxisomal-like isoform X1 codes for MDHSAAAQRRIKAIQAHLISSVDSASQLCHNLTAGEFVYEQGYSVVLPERLHTGKWNVYRSAHSPLKLVSRFTEHPKIATLHDNFVHAVNTFRDNRYLGTRVRGDGTVGEYKWMTYGEAGNARTALGSGLIYHGIPKGSCIGIYFINRPEWLIVDHACSAYSYISVPLYDTLGPDAVKYIVNHASIQAIFCVSETLNSLLSYLAEIPTVHLVVVVGGMDDQIPSLPSSTGVQVVTHTKLLSQGCSNLQPFSPPNPDDVATICYTSGTTGTPKGAVLTHANLIANVAGGTVATKCSPSDVYISYLPLAHIYERANQVMVVYFGASVGFYQGDSMKLMDDLAALRPTVFCSVPRLYNRIYASITNAVKTSGVLKERLFNAAYNSKKQALLSGKNPSPIWDKLVFNKIRDKLGGRVRLMVSGASPLSPDVMDFLKICFGGRVSEGYGMTETSCLISAVDEGDNLSGHVGSPSPACEIKLVDVPEMNYTSDDQPYPRGEICVRGPIVFKGYYKDEAQTKEVIDEGGWLHTGDIGLWLPGGRLKIIDRKKNIFKLAQGEYIAPEKIENVYAKCKFVAQCFVYGDSLNSSLVAIVSVDQDVLKAWAASEGIKYKDLGQLCNDPRTKAAVLADMDAIGREAQLRGFEFVKAVTLVHEPFTLENGLVTPTFKIKRPQAKQYFAKAISDMYAQLVIADDSSPRTKL; via the exons ATGGATCATTCAGCTGCTGCTCAACGTCGCATAAAGGCCATTCAAGCTCACCTCATCTCCTCTGTTGATTCTGCTTCTCAACTCTGTCATAATCTTACAGCCGGCGAATTCGTCTACG AGCAGGGGTATAGTGTTGTGCTTCCAGAGAGACTGCACACAGGAAAGTGGAATGTATATAG ATCAGCTCACTCTCCATTAAAGCTTGTGAGTAGATTCACTGAGCATCCCAAAATTGCTACTTTGCATGACAATTTTGT GCATGCGGTTAATACTTTCCGAGACAACAGATATTTGGGAACCCGTGTCCGGGGTGATGGGACAGTTGGAGA GTACAAATGGATGACATATGGAGAGGCTGGTAATGCCCGGACAGCTCTAGGTTCTGGCCTAATTTATCATGGAATACCAAAG GGATCTTGCATTGGAATTTATTTCATCAATAGACCGGAGTGGCTAATTGTTGATCATGCCTGCTCTGCATATTCTTACATATCTGTTCCTTTATACGATACTCTTG GTCCGGATGCAGTCAAGTACATTGTAAACCATGCCTCTATACAAGCCATATTTTGTGTGTCTGAGACATTGAATTCT TTGCTGAGCTACTTGGCTGAGATCCCAACCGTTCATCTAGTTGTG GTTGTTGGTGGGATGGATGATCAAATTCCATCTCTTCCATCTTCAACTGGAGTTCAGGTTGTAACACACACCAAATTACTTAGTCAG GGCTGCAGTAACCTTCAGCCTTTTTCTCCTCCAAATCCTGATGATGTGGCAACAATTTGCTACACAAGTGGTACAACAGGGACACCTAAG GGGGCTGTATTGACACATGCAAACTTGATTGCGAATGTTGCTGGGGGTACTGTTGCTACTAAATGCTCACCCTCTGATGT TTATATATCCTATCTTCCTCTGGCACATATTTATGAACGCGCAAACCAAGTCATGGTAGTTTATTTTGGAGCTTCTGTTGGATTTTACCAGGGG GACAGCATGAAGTTGATGGATGATTTGGCAGCTCTAAGACCCACTGTATTCTGCAGTGTTCCTCGCCTGTATAATAGAATATATGCTAG CATCACAAATGCTGTAAAGACATCTGGTGTGCTAAAGGAGAGGCTGTTTAATGCAGCATACAACTCTAAGAAGCAAGCTTTATTGAGTG GTAAGAATCCATCTCCCATCTGGGACAAATTGGTATTCAACAAGATAAGAGATAAACTTGGAGGACGAGTTCGCCTTATGGTTTCAGGTGCTTCACCATTATCTCCTGATGTCATGGACTTTTTGAAAAT CTGCTTTGGTGGGCGAGTATCTGAAGGATATGGAATGACTGAGACTTCATGTTTAATAAGTGCTGTAGACGAGGGTGACAACCTCTCTGGTCATGTTGGCTCTCCAAGTCCAGCATGTG AGATCAAGCTTGTGGATGTCCCAGAGATGAACTATACATCTGATGATCAGCCTTATCCTCGAGGTGAAATCTGTGTCAGGGGTCCCATTGTTTTCAAAGGCTATTATAAAGATGAAGCGCAGAC GAAAGAAGTTATCGATGAAGGTGGATGGCTTCACACGGGAGATATAGGGTTGTGGTTACCTGGAGGTCGTCTAAAGATTATTGATAG GAAGAAGAACATCTTTAAGTTAGCTCAGGGAGAGTACATAGCTCCAGAGAAAATTGAGAATGTGTATGCCAAGTGCAAGTTTGTTGCACAATGCTTTGTCTATG GTGACAGCCTAAATTCTTCTTTGGTAGCCATTGTCTCAGTGGATCAAGATGTTCTAAAAGCATGGGCGGCATCTGAAGGCATTAAG TATAAAGATCTAGGGCAACTGTGCAATGACCCAAGAACAAAAGCAGCTGTCCTGGCTGACATGGATGCGATTGGAAGAGAAGCGCAG CTAAGAGGCTTTGAATTTGTTAAAGCTGTGACATTAGTACATGAACCGTTCACATTGGAAAATGGTCTGGTCACTCCGACATTTAAG ATAAAGAGACCTCAAGCAAAGCAATACTTTGCAAAAGCTATATCAGATATGTATGCACAACTGGTCATAGCTGATGATTCCTCTCCGCGGACAAAATTGTGA
- the LOC123221290 gene encoding sugar transport protein 13, with amino-acid sequence MAGGGFSASAPAAGVEFEAKITPIVIISCIMAATGGLMFGYDVGVSGGVTAMDDFLKKFFPVVYRKTQEDLDSNYCKYDNQGLQLFTSSLYLAGLTATFFASYTTRKLGRRLTMLIAGLFFIVGVVLNAAAQDLAMLIIGRILLGCGVGFANQAVPLFLSEIAPTRIRGGLNILFQLNVTIGILFANLVNYGTAKIKGGWGWRLSLGLAGIPAVLLTLGALLVVDTPNSLIERGHPEQGKAVLRKIRGTDNIEPEFLELVEASRIAKEVKHPFRNLVKRRNRPQLVIAVALQIFQQFTGINAIMFYAPVLFDTLGFGNDASLYSTVITGAVNVLSTLVSIYSVDKVGRRMLLLEAGVQMFIAQIVIAIILGIKVTDHSNELHSGYGIAVVVLICTFISAFAWSWGPLGWLIPSETFPLETRSAGQSVTVCVNLLFTFIIAQAFLSMLCHFKFGIFLFFCGWVLIMSFFVLFLLPETKNIPIEEMTERVWKQHWFWKRFMDDYGDVLPSISGYDTKKNGHNGFDPASQL; translated from the exons ATGGCTGGTGGAGGATTCTCCGCCTCTGCGCCAGCGGCCGGAGTCGAGTTTGAGGCTAAGATTACTCCGATTGTTATCATTTCCTGTATAATGGCCGCAACCGGAGGACTCATGTTCGGCTATGATGTTGGTGTTTCTG GGGGAGTAACGGCGATGGACGATTTCTTGAAAAAGTTCTTCCCGGTAGTTTATAGGAAGACACAAGAAGACTTGGATAGTAATTACTGCAAATATGATAATCAAGGCCTACAGTTGTTCACCTCATCACTTTATCTGGCAGGTTTAACTGCCACTTTCTTTGCATCATACACTACTAGAAAACTTGGCCGGAGACTTACCATGTTGATTGCCGGTCTTTTCTTCATTGTTGGTGTTGTGCTTAACGCTGCCGCTCAAGACCTGGCCATGCTCATTATTGGAAGGATCTTGCTTGGTTGTGGAGTTGGTTTTGCTAATCAG GCTGTACCACTATTTTTATCGGAAATAGCCCCAACAAGGATCCGTGGAGGCCTCAACATACTGTTCCAGCTAAACGTCACCATTGGCATCCTTTTCGCCAATCTGGTCAATTATGGGACCGCCAA GATCAAAGGAGGTTGGGGTTGGAGGCTATCACTGGGGCTGGCAGGCATTCCTGCTGTTCTCTTAACCTTAGGTGCCCTCTTAGTGGTAGATACCCCAAACAGTCTCATCGAGCGTGGTCACCCGGAGCAAGGAAAAGCTGTGCTTAGAAAAATTAGGGGCACTGATAACATTGAGCCCGAGTTCTTGGAGTTGGTTGAGGCAAGCCGTATAGCTAAAGAAGTGAAGCACCCGTTTAGGAATCTCGTTAAGCGGAGGAACAGACCCCAACTGGTTATTGCTGTTGCCTTACAG ATATTCCAGCAGTTCACAGGGATCAATGCAATCATGTTTTATGCTCCAGTCCTGTTTGACACATTGGGATTTGGCAACGATGCTTCTCTTTACTCAACTGTTATAACTGGGGCAGTGAATGTTTTATCAACTTTGGTATCTATCTACTCAGTTGACAAAGTAGGCCGTCGTATGCTGTTACTGGAAGCTGGAGTCCAGATGTTCATAGCTCAAATCGTAATAGCTATAATTCTCGGAATCAAGGTCACTGATCACTCAAATGAACTCCACAGTGGCTATGGAATTGCAGTAGTCGTTCTGATTTGCACTTTCATTTCTGCTTTTGCTTGGTCTTGGGGGCCGCTCGGGTGGTTGATTCCAAGTGAAACTTTCCCTCTCGAGACCCGTTCGGCTGGGCAGAGTGTGACTGTCTGTGTGAATTTGCTTTTCACGTTCATCATAGCACAGGCCTTTCTATCAATGCTCTGCCATTTCAAGTTTGGCATCTTCCTATTTTTCTGTGGCTGGGTTCTGATCATGTCATTCTTCGTGTTGTTCTTGCTCCCGGAGACCAAAAATATTCCGATTGAAGAGATGACAGAGAGAGTTTGGAAGCAACATTGGTTCTGGAAGAGATTTATGGATGACTACGGCGACGTTCTGCCTAGTATTAGTGGTTACGACACAAAGAAAAATGGACATAATGGGTTTGATCCTGCTTCCCAGCTATAA